A genomic stretch from Photobacterium atrarenae includes:
- a CDS encoding iron chelate uptake ABC transporter family permease subunit, whose amino-acid sequence MSDSRKLWLLAITSLVFATLFIGVGLNADNYEYFLSRRVPKVLAMVLAGVAIAQSSLVFQTITHNRILTPSIMGFDSLYVLTQVSVVTLFGSFSAYSLNAYLNFSLSAGIMVLFSLLLFGFYFAKQGRNLFTLLLLGLILGQLFNNVSAFFSMLMDPNEFATVQANMFASFSNVKVELVYLCLPLLVAASVALFRMHRVLDVFWLDHDNAISLGVDVRRTTMVVLMLSAFLIAVSTALLGPIMFFGLLVTNLAREVLGTYQHRVLLIGCSLLSVCALLSGQWVIENIFQFETTLSVVINFIGGAYFLSMLLRNKIV is encoded by the coding sequence GTGTCGGATAGTCGTAAACTCTGGTTGCTGGCGATCACCTCGCTGGTCTTTGCGACACTATTTATCGGTGTCGGTCTCAATGCCGATAACTACGAGTATTTCCTCTCCCGCCGGGTACCGAAGGTGTTAGCGATGGTGCTGGCGGGCGTTGCGATTGCCCAGTCATCTCTGGTGTTTCAGACCATTACCCATAACCGGATCCTGACCCCCAGCATTATGGGGTTTGATTCGCTGTATGTCTTGACTCAGGTCAGCGTGGTAACCCTGTTTGGCAGCTTCAGTGCTTATAGCCTCAATGCCTATTTGAATTTCTCGCTGTCGGCCGGGATCATGGTGTTGTTTTCGCTGCTGCTGTTTGGCTTTTACTTCGCCAAACAGGGACGAAACCTGTTTACCCTGCTGCTGTTGGGCTTGATCCTTGGGCAGTTGTTTAACAATGTGTCGGCGTTTTTCTCCATGCTGATGGATCCGAATGAGTTTGCGACCGTGCAGGCCAATATGTTTGCCAGTTTCAGCAATGTGAAAGTTGAGCTGGTCTACCTTTGCCTGCCGTTACTGGTGGCGGCGAGTGTGGCCTTGTTCCGGATGCATCGGGTGCTGGATGTGTTTTGGCTCGATCATGACAATGCCATCAGTCTGGGGGTCGATGTGCGCCGGACGACTATGGTCGTGCTGATGTTATCGGCTTTTTTGATCGCGGTATCGACGGCGTTACTTGGCCCCATCATGTTCTTTGGCCTGTTAGTAACCAACCTGGCCAGGGAAGTGCTGGGAACGTATCAACACCGGGTGCTGCTGATTGGCTGCTCATTGCTATCGGTGTGTGCGCTGCTGTCGGGACAGTGGGTGATTGAGAACATCTTTCAGTTTGAAACCACCTTGAGTGTGGTGATCAATTTCATTGGTGGGGCGTACTTCCTGTCGATGTTGCTCCGAAACAAGATAGTGTAG
- a CDS encoding siderophore ABC transporter substrate-binding protein: MNKIASSVLLSCFISMPALADSVTIEHRMGKTVIDETPKRVVVLGMGALDAVDQFGIDPVAVNKVAQLPAYLQKYKGAEYAAAGSLFEPDFETIYMQKPDLIVAGARAAASYDELSKIAPTIVFAAENDQGYWESTKAQWRNLGKVFDIEAKVEQKIDALDADFKAIRDYNQKHEINALTVMSSGGNITTFGAQSRFSAIYKDFGFKEAVKSIKTSNHGDLISYEYIRKADPQTLLIIDRDKLVNKGESTTRQDFENDLIKATQAYQNNKMTFLDLNAWYISISGVTATEQMIRDMKQSIGI, encoded by the coding sequence ATGAATAAGATTGCATCCTCCGTTTTACTCAGCTGCTTTATTTCCATGCCGGCCCTTGCGGATTCGGTGACTATTGAACATCGAATGGGTAAAACCGTGATCGATGAAACTCCGAAACGTGTCGTCGTGCTTGGCATGGGGGCCTTAGATGCTGTCGATCAGTTTGGCATTGATCCCGTGGCCGTGAACAAAGTGGCGCAATTGCCTGCCTACCTGCAGAAATATAAAGGGGCAGAATATGCGGCTGCGGGAAGCTTGTTCGAGCCGGATTTTGAAACCATTTATATGCAGAAACCGGATCTGATTGTCGCTGGTGCCCGTGCCGCAGCCAGCTATGATGAGCTGTCTAAGATTGCACCAACAATCGTGTTTGCTGCCGAGAACGATCAAGGTTACTGGGAAAGTACTAAAGCGCAATGGCGGAACCTGGGCAAAGTTTTTGACATTGAAGCCAAGGTTGAGCAAAAAATCGATGCGCTGGATGCGGATTTCAAAGCCATTCGTGATTACAACCAAAAGCATGAAATCAATGCGCTGACCGTGATGAGTTCAGGCGGCAATATCACCACTTTCGGTGCCCAGTCACGTTTCTCTGCGATTTATAAAGACTTTGGGTTTAAAGAAGCGGTGAAAAGTATCAAAACCAGTAATCATGGCGACTTGATTTCATACGAATACATTCGTAAAGCTGATCCGCAGACCCTGCTGATTATTGACCGCGACAAGCTGGTGAATAAAGGGGAGAGCACCACGCGCCAGGATTTTGAAAATGATCTGATCAAAGCGACTCAAGCTTACCAGAACAACAAAATGACCTTCCTGGATCTGAACGCCTGGTACATCTCAATTTCGGGCGTGACGGCGACCGAGCAGATGATCCGCGATATGAAACAAAGCATCGGTATCTGA
- the vctD gene encoding iron chelate uptake ABC transporter permease subunit VctD, with protein sequence MKKLLLVLVGLSLASLFVGVSELSFSQVMAGDEGSLHLLVTSRLPRLLAIVLAGAGLSIAGLIMQQISQNRFAAPSTSGTIECAMLGYVLSLILFGHGHNLWLIFGVAMAGTLLFVQFIQRIQFKNAIFIPLVGIIFGNVVDSAATFIAYKYDAVQNLSGWAVANFANILQGDFELLYIAVPITIFSYLYAARISAVGIGKDFAVNLGLNYQQVVTIGVILVSVLAASVVMIVGQLPFLGLIVPNLVCHFFGDNLRKNIPLTAVCGALLVLGCDLIGRLIIFPYEVPISMVISILGGGVFIFLILGGQKRVG encoded by the coding sequence TTGAAAAAGTTATTGCTTGTTCTCGTGGGTTTGAGTCTGGCCTCGTTATTTGTCGGTGTCAGCGAACTGTCATTCAGCCAGGTGATGGCCGGGGATGAGGGTTCGCTGCATTTGCTTGTAACCAGCCGGCTGCCGCGGCTGCTGGCTATTGTGTTAGCCGGCGCCGGTTTAAGCATCGCGGGACTTATTATGCAGCAGATCAGCCAGAATCGGTTTGCTGCACCTTCCACATCCGGCACCATTGAATGTGCCATGCTCGGCTATGTATTGAGCCTGATCCTGTTCGGGCACGGCCATAACCTGTGGCTGATCTTTGGCGTAGCAATGGCCGGGACGCTGTTGTTTGTTCAGTTTATCCAGCGTATTCAATTCAAAAACGCGATTTTTATCCCGCTGGTCGGGATTATCTTCGGTAATGTCGTCGACTCTGCAGCAACCTTTATTGCTTACAAATATGATGCGGTGCAGAACCTGTCCGGTTGGGCGGTGGCTAATTTCGCCAATATCCTGCAAGGGGATTTTGAACTGCTTTATATTGCAGTCCCGATCACCATATTCAGCTATCTTTATGCCGCACGTATTTCGGCGGTGGGGATCGGTAAAGATTTTGCGGTGAACCTGGGCCTGAATTACCAGCAAGTCGTTACTATTGGTGTGATTCTTGTGTCGGTACTGGCGGCTAGTGTGGTGATGATTGTGGGCCAACTTCCTTTCCTGGGCCTGATCGTCCCGAATTTGGTCTGCCATTTTTTTGGCGATAATTTGCGTAAAAACATCCCGCTTACTGCCGTGTGCGGCGCATTACTGGTGCTTGGGTGTGATTTGATCGGACGCTTGATTATTTTCCCGTACGAGGTGCCGATTTCAATGGTGATCAGTATTCTCGGCGGCGGCGTGTTCATCTTCCTGATCCTGGGAGGGCAAAAACGTGTCGGATAG
- a CDS encoding ABC transporter ATP-binding protein has translation MFKFFENLTAAFPPQEPEQPPGNLFAFCRFYTRGFELPLLAMSVLSALVAIVEVILLGFMGQLVDMLANHTPETLWAAEGNTLLLMGGLVIVVIPALAFFHSMIMHQSLLGNYPMSIRWLAHRYLLRQSVSFYQDDFAGRIATKVMQTSLAVRETVMKLVDVLVYISIYFTAMIIMMGNSDFYLMLPILTWLALYIAIQCYFVPRMKQVATEQADARSMMTGRIVDSYTNIATVKLFSHTNRETEYAEKGMQGFLKTVYNQMRLATCFVLSVDAINYLLLFTVAALSIGLWMNAAVSVGVIAVAISIALRIQGMSKWIMWEIGGLFENLGTVIDGMKTLSKPVSIQDVPNAPKLNVEKGSIDYEQVSFHYGEKEGVIEKLNLSIKPGEKVGLVGRSGAGKSTLVNLLLRFHDVEAGEIKIDGQNISLVDQDSLRSKIGMVTQDTSLLHRSIRENILYGRPDATEEELLNATRQAHAHEFIEHLSDPHGNSGYDAQVGERGVKLSGGQRQRIAIARVLLKDAPILVMDEATSALDSEVESAIQESLYQLMEGKTVIAIAHRLSTIAQMDRLVVLDEGKIVEEGSHQELLKQNGIYAQLWAHQTGGFIGESLEQA, from the coding sequence ATGTTCAAGTTTTTTGAAAACCTAACGGCGGCTTTTCCACCTCAGGAACCCGAACAGCCGCCGGGAAATTTATTTGCGTTTTGCCGGTTTTATACCCGCGGGTTTGAATTGCCATTATTGGCGATGTCGGTGCTCAGCGCGCTGGTGGCGATCGTGGAAGTGATTTTGCTGGGCTTTATGGGTCAGTTGGTCGATATGCTGGCCAACCACACCCCAGAGACTTTGTGGGCGGCAGAAGGCAATACCCTTCTGCTGATGGGCGGCCTGGTGATTGTGGTGATCCCGGCGCTGGCATTCTTTCATTCAATGATCATGCACCAGTCCTTGCTGGGGAACTACCCGATGTCGATCCGCTGGTTGGCGCATCGCTATTTGCTGCGCCAGAGTGTGTCCTTCTATCAGGATGATTTTGCCGGGCGTATTGCGACCAAAGTGATGCAAACCTCGTTGGCGGTGCGTGAAACCGTGATGAAACTGGTCGATGTGTTGGTGTATATCAGTATCTATTTTACGGCCATGATCATTATGATGGGGAACTCGGATTTCTATCTGATGTTACCGATTCTGACTTGGTTGGCGCTCTACATTGCAATTCAGTGCTACTTTGTCCCGCGGATGAAGCAGGTCGCGACTGAGCAGGCCGATGCCCGTTCGATGATGACAGGTCGGATTGTCGACAGCTATACCAATATCGCGACCGTGAAGCTCTTTTCGCATACCAATCGCGAAACCGAGTATGCCGAAAAGGGGATGCAGGGTTTTCTGAAAACCGTATATAACCAGATGCGCCTGGCAACTTGCTTTGTACTGAGTGTCGATGCCATTAACTACCTGTTGTTGTTTACGGTTGCAGCGTTATCAATTGGCCTGTGGATGAATGCAGCAGTCAGTGTCGGGGTTATCGCGGTGGCGATTAGTATTGCGCTCCGAATCCAGGGGATGTCGAAATGGATCATGTGGGAGATCGGTGGGCTGTTTGAGAATCTCGGGACCGTGATTGATGGCATGAAGACCTTGTCGAAGCCGGTGTCGATCCAGGATGTACCGAATGCGCCAAAATTGAACGTAGAAAAAGGAAGCATTGATTATGAGCAGGTCAGCTTCCATTATGGCGAAAAAGAAGGGGTGATCGAAAAGCTGAACCTGTCGATCAAACCGGGTGAGAAAGTTGGCTTGGTGGGGCGTTCCGGTGCCGGTAAATCGACCCTGGTCAACCTGCTGCTTCGTTTCCATGATGTGGAAGCAGGGGAGATCAAAATTGACGGCCAGAATATTTCGCTGGTGGATCAGGATTCGCTGCGCAGCAAGATAGGGATGGTCACCCAGGATACCTCGCTGCTGCATCGCTCGATCCGTGAAAATATTCTTTATGGCCGCCCGGATGCAACAGAAGAAGAGCTACTCAATGCAACACGTCAGGCGCATGCGCATGAGTTTATTGAGCACTTGTCCGACCCGCATGGGAATAGCGGGTATGACGCCCAGGTCGGGGAGCGTGGGGTGAAACTTTCCGGCGGCCAGCGCCAGCGGATTGCCATTGCCCGGGTACTGCTCAAAGATGCGCCGATCCTGGTGATGGATGAAGCGACCTCGGCACTGGATTCCGAGGTTGAATCGGCGATCCAGGAAAGCCTGTATCAGCTGATGGAAGGGAAAACCGTGATTGCGATAGCGCATCGGTTGTCAACGATTGCCCAGATGGATCGTCTGGTGGTGCTTGATGAAGGCAAGATTGTTGAAGAAGGTTCACATCAGGAATTGCTGAAACAGAACGGGATTTACGCTCAGTTGTGGGCACATCAAACCGGCGGATTTATCGGCGAGAGTCTGGAACAGGCGTGA
- a CDS encoding peptide ABC transporter substrate-binding protein has translation MGLSALNAFAADVPAGVALAKEQYLVRANGAEPNTVDPGLVGSGSPGDVIVNDLFEGLVIESLQGETIPGQAESWRISENGKTITFKLREQLQWSDGSPLTAQDFVYAWQRAVDPNTGNTTSFYFQTANVRNAEAIIAGEKSPSELGIQAPDARTLVITLERPTPYFISLMSIKTFFPVPRTVVAKYGDNWTRAEHFVSNGAYVLKQWVPNEKVEVVRNPYYRDNDRTVINGVTYLALSSQNAELTRYRAGEIDMTNRVQLEYYQKLKRTHPEQIKALRLLGSYVYAFNTRVAPFDNPDVRRALNLVIDRQLLVEKVTGQGEPPAYSVVPDIIPGYQAPVPGFAAQSRQEKLAQARALLSKAGYSQAKPLTVKLTYNTSENHKKIALAIASMWKQLGVNVALENMEWNAYLTAKSTGDFTVARSYAFGDFAEPSSVLGSFTCGHAGNESGFCNERFDRLIKQAANTSDQAQRYALFSQAEQLLMDDSPVIPLYHYNHTRLVRASLKGFPENNPKGNIYAKDMYFVAE, from the coding sequence ATGGGCTTGTCAGCACTGAATGCGTTTGCGGCTGACGTGCCGGCAGGGGTGGCTTTGGCCAAAGAGCAATATCTGGTGCGGGCGAACGGTGCTGAGCCTAATACGGTCGATCCGGGCTTGGTGGGTTCCGGCAGTCCGGGGGATGTGATCGTTAACGATCTGTTCGAAGGCCTGGTGATTGAAAGCCTGCAAGGGGAAACCATTCCGGGTCAGGCTGAGTCCTGGCGCATTTCAGAAAATGGTAAAACCATCACCTTCAAGTTGCGTGAGCAGCTGCAATGGTCGGACGGCTCGCCGCTGACTGCGCAGGACTTCGTTTATGCCTGGCAGCGTGCAGTGGACCCAAACACCGGCAACACCACCAGTTTTTACTTTCAGACTGCCAATGTACGGAATGCCGAGGCTATTATTGCCGGTGAAAAGTCACCGTCGGAGCTTGGTATTCAGGCGCCTGATGCCAGGACCTTAGTGATCACTCTTGAGCGGCCGACGCCCTATTTCATCAGCCTGATGAGCATTAAAACATTCTTTCCGGTTCCCCGAACTGTGGTGGCGAAATACGGGGACAACTGGACCCGTGCGGAGCACTTTGTCTCCAATGGCGCTTATGTCCTGAAGCAGTGGGTGCCGAACGAAAAAGTTGAAGTGGTGCGTAACCCTTATTATCGGGACAATGATAGAACCGTAATTAACGGTGTGACCTATCTGGCTCTTTCTTCTCAAAACGCGGAACTGACCCGCTACCGGGCCGGTGAGATTGATATGACCAACCGGGTTCAGCTGGAATACTATCAAAAGCTCAAACGAACCCACCCGGAGCAAATTAAGGCGTTGCGGCTGCTGGGTTCTTATGTTTATGCGTTCAATACCCGGGTGGCCCCCTTTGATAATCCGGATGTGCGCCGGGCGCTGAATCTGGTGATTGATCGTCAGTTGCTGGTGGAGAAAGTCACCGGTCAGGGTGAGCCCCCGGCGTATTCTGTGGTGCCGGACATTATCCCGGGCTATCAGGCACCGGTACCGGGGTTTGCCGCGCAATCCCGCCAGGAGAAGCTAGCGCAGGCACGTGCGCTGTTAAGCAAGGCTGGATATAGTCAGGCCAAGCCGCTGACGGTGAAGCTGACCTATAACACCAGCGAGAACCACAAGAAGATAGCCCTGGCGATTGCTTCCATGTGGAAACAGCTGGGCGTGAATGTTGCGCTGGAGAACATGGAATGGAACGCTTACCTGACCGCTAAGTCGACCGGCGATTTCACCGTGGCTCGCTCGTATGCGTTTGGCGATTTTGCGGAGCCGTCCTCGGTGTTGGGTAGCTTTACCTGTGGCCACGCCGGCAATGAAAGCGGGTTTTGCAACGAACGCTTTGATCGCCTGATCAAGCAGGCGGCAAATACCTCCGATCAAGCGCAGCGTTACGCGTTGTTCAGCCAGGCAGAACAGTTGCTGATGGACGATTCACCGGTGATCCCGCTGTATCACTATAACCACACCCGGCTGGTTCGTGCTTCCCTGAAAGGTTTTCCGGAGAATAACCCGAAAGGCAATATTTACGCCAAAGACATGTATTTTGTCGCGGAGTGA
- a CDS encoding AraC family transcriptional regulator, giving the protein MTFSQEKSRKIKKVALTKKIECHDKQLILTQERTQQTPLAEGDFIAYRFHNHITVHGGTSLELADSNMVSSTPASVIVTFLLNGQLGFSYDDLEFHLDATHGPRATIVNLAKPANFRREFRAGNQVSKLNIILHPDWIAQRATPDCPVHQFSRYHKAHQPIRLDQDILERVQALMALSHPHTFHEKMQFEILTHTLTASVFNQLTSDSFQAEQDAATPRCSQVTQIVHYIEKHLDEDLSLERLAAQFAMSVSNLQRRFKQHLNLTVSGYIRQRRLEIAKQQLERGQVTITEAAYEAGYQHPSNFTNAFKRAFGVPPQRIYATK; this is encoded by the coding sequence ATGACGTTTTCGCAGGAAAAAAGTAGAAAAATAAAGAAAGTTGCACTAACGAAAAAAATAGAGTGCCACGATAAACAGCTCATTCTGACTCAGGAACGCACCCAGCAAACCCCGCTGGCGGAAGGGGATTTCATTGCCTATCGCTTTCATAACCATATCACAGTACACGGCGGTACCAGTTTAGAACTGGCGGACTCCAATATGGTGTCTTCAACACCCGCTTCTGTCATTGTCACTTTCTTGCTCAATGGACAACTCGGGTTCAGTTATGACGATTTGGAATTTCATCTGGATGCAACCCATGGGCCCCGTGCGACCATCGTGAATTTAGCCAAGCCCGCCAACTTTCGTCGCGAGTTCAGAGCGGGCAACCAAGTCAGTAAACTGAATATTATTCTCCACCCAGACTGGATTGCCCAACGGGCAACGCCGGATTGCCCGGTACATCAGTTTTCCCGCTATCATAAAGCCCATCAACCTATCCGGCTGGATCAGGATATTCTCGAAAGGGTCCAAGCTCTGATGGCATTATCGCATCCGCACACTTTCCATGAAAAGATGCAGTTTGAAATTCTAACCCACACCCTGACGGCCAGCGTATTCAACCAACTCACCTCAGATTCATTTCAAGCCGAGCAGGATGCCGCCACTCCTCGCTGCTCTCAGGTTACCCAGATTGTCCATTATATTGAAAAACACTTGGATGAAGATCTGTCACTGGAACGACTAGCCGCGCAATTCGCCATGAGTGTGTCTAACCTGCAGCGGCGCTTTAAACAACACCTCAATCTCACGGTCAGTGGCTATATCCGGCAGCGGCGCCTGGAAATCGCCAAACAGCAGTTAGAACGCGGACAAGTTACCATTACCGAAGCGGCCTATGAAGCGGGGTATCAGCACCCATCAAACTTCACCAATGCGTTCAAACGCGCTTTTGGGGTTCCGCCACAACGTATTTATGCGACCAAGTAG
- a CDS encoding TonB-dependent siderophore receptor — MEWVKNTPAKPSLLCLAIGMALSSGAYAEEEQSYFDEMVVWGTKVSSNSESLYSQDMSLKQADHMSDLLRDIPGVDVGGTHSVNQRITIRGLGETDLDIRLDGASQHANMFHHIGNLTLNPDILKSADIQVGNNSVTQNGLGGAVYFETKDAKDLLRYDEKFGARVYGGYQSNDSQQGSLTVYGQLTDTVDAMIYGHYINRENFEDGDGHKTIGSDGDTYNILGKVGVEPSEKHRFELAYDLYRDSGDYSPRPDMGGSANTALSQEAVIPTDYDRDTITLSYGLDAGQHMGKVALYTSKTEITRNEAVLSEFGVRWPGNRLSVNSAENTNTGINVKFQSQLELLSLANQVTYGLDYMNKDSESTYDGVKFMDETAKSSAVFVEDQIFFTDDFSITAGLRYDDYKREAVTGTDNFDEVTWALGTEWNVTQDWTLFANMRSLFKGPELFESFIKYNDVAFLADDIKAETGLNTQGGVRFGKNFGEHRIGANITVFKTEIDDYIATNWQDATESYLIENIGDVEITGFEASASYGIGMFNSKLSYAKSDIENQETGGPVAAENGRSLDVGDSIALTLDYQSETLETIFGLTSIVVLDEDNVFEGTPEKDGYNVHNVYAQWVPSKFDGLSLTFGIDNLFDETYASHASRSGEARGATLDDFEPGRNFKLSAAYQF; from the coding sequence ATGGAATGGGTAAAAAATACGCCTGCTAAACCATCTCTACTTTGTCTTGCTATCGGTATGGCGCTTTCTTCGGGCGCATACGCTGAAGAAGAACAGTCATATTTTGATGAAATGGTTGTTTGGGGCACGAAAGTTTCCAGCAACTCTGAATCTTTGTACTCGCAAGATATGTCGCTGAAGCAAGCGGATCATATGTCTGATCTGCTGCGTGATATTCCAGGGGTTGACGTGGGCGGGACACATTCCGTGAACCAACGTATTACCATTCGCGGCCTGGGTGAAACCGATCTGGATATCCGCTTAGATGGTGCGTCACAGCACGCAAACATGTTCCACCATATCGGTAACCTGACCCTGAACCCGGACATTCTGAAATCTGCCGACATCCAGGTGGGGAACAACTCAGTGACCCAAAATGGCCTCGGCGGTGCGGTTTACTTTGAAACCAAAGATGCCAAAGATCTGCTGCGTTACGATGAAAAATTCGGGGCCCGTGTTTATGGCGGTTACCAGAGCAATGACAGCCAGCAAGGCTCTCTGACTGTATACGGTCAACTGACCGATACCGTCGATGCCATGATTTATGGTCACTACATCAACCGTGAAAACTTTGAAGACGGTGACGGTCACAAAACGATCGGCTCTGATGGCGATACCTACAACATTCTGGGTAAAGTCGGTGTTGAACCAAGCGAGAAACACCGTTTTGAACTGGCCTATGACCTGTATCGTGACAGTGGTGATTACAGCCCGCGTCCGGACATGGGCGGCAGCGCGAACACCGCATTGTCCCAAGAAGCAGTGATCCCAACCGATTATGATCGTGACACTATCACGCTGAGCTACGGCCTGGATGCCGGACAGCACATGGGGAAAGTGGCGCTGTACACCAGTAAAACCGAAATCACCCGGAATGAAGCGGTACTGAGTGAATTTGGCGTACGTTGGCCGGGTAACCGCCTGTCTGTGAACAGCGCGGAAAACACCAACACTGGTATCAACGTGAAGTTTCAGTCCCAGTTGGAGCTGTTGTCACTGGCGAATCAGGTGACCTATGGTCTGGACTACATGAACAAAGACAGCGAAAGTACCTACGATGGCGTTAAGTTCATGGATGAAACGGCGAAGAGCAGCGCAGTCTTTGTTGAAGACCAAATCTTCTTCACTGATGATTTCTCGATCACCGCAGGTCTGCGTTACGACGATTACAAACGTGAAGCGGTAACGGGTACAGATAATTTTGATGAAGTGACCTGGGCACTGGGCACCGAGTGGAACGTGACTCAGGACTGGACTCTGTTTGCAAATATGCGTTCACTGTTTAAAGGGCCAGAGCTGTTTGAAAGCTTCATCAAGTATAACGATGTAGCGTTCCTGGCGGATGACATTAAAGCAGAAACCGGTCTGAACACCCAGGGTGGCGTGCGCTTCGGCAAGAACTTTGGTGAGCATCGTATCGGCGCTAACATCACTGTTTTCAAAACAGAGATTGATGATTACATCGCAACTAACTGGCAAGACGCGACCGAGAGCTATCTGATCGAAAACATCGGCGATGTAGAGATTACTGGTTTTGAAGCCAGCGCCAGTTATGGCATCGGCATGTTCAACAGTAAACTGTCTTATGCCAAGTCTGATATCGAAAACCAAGAAACAGGTGGTCCGGTTGCTGCTGAAAACGGCCGCAGCCTGGATGTCGGTGACAGCATTGCGCTAACGCTGGATTACCAGTCTGAGACGCTGGAAACCATCTTCGGTCTGACCTCGATTGTGGTGCTGGATGAAGACAATGTGTTTGAAGGGACGCCAGAGAAAGATGGCTACAATGTTCATAATGTGTATGCGCAGTGGGTGCCGTCAAAATTCGATGGCCTGAGTTTGACCTTCGGTATCGACAACCTGTTTGACGAAACGTATGCCTCACACGCATCTCGTTCAGGTGAAGCACGTGGTGCGACGCTGGATGACTTTGAACCTGGCCGTAACTTCAAACTGTCTGCGGCTTACCAGTTCTAA
- the vctC gene encoding iron chelate ABC transporter ATP-binding protein VctC codes for MIIVDKLTKTFGHSKVVSQASAQFEKGKVTSIIGPNGAGKSTLLSMASRLLPKDSGSVVIDCKDLAEWDTKQLAKKLAVLRQANNITMRFTVREMVAFGRFPYSQGKLNAQDQAEINNAIEYLGLTSIQDKYLDELSGGQRQLAFIAMVIAQDTDYVFLDEPLNNLDIKHSLQIMKNIQRLAREMNKAVVVVIHDINFAACYSDIIIALKRGEVVASGTVNEVIQASVLSEIYETPFNIVEVEGKRMCTYH; via the coding sequence ATGATTATCGTAGACAAGTTAACCAAAACCTTTGGCCACAGCAAGGTTGTAAGCCAGGCCAGTGCCCAGTTCGAAAAAGGCAAAGTTACCTCCATTATCGGTCCCAATGGGGCCGGTAAAAGTACGTTGCTGTCGATGGCCAGCCGCTTGCTGCCCAAAGACAGCGGCAGTGTGGTCATTGACTGCAAAGATCTGGCCGAGTGGGATACCAAGCAACTGGCAAAAAAACTAGCGGTATTGCGTCAGGCCAATAATATCACGATGCGGTTTACCGTGCGGGAAATGGTCGCTTTTGGTCGGTTTCCTTACTCGCAAGGCAAACTCAACGCGCAGGATCAGGCCGAAATCAATAATGCGATCGAATACCTTGGCTTGACATCCATTCAGGATAAATATCTCGATGAGCTGAGTGGTGGTCAGCGCCAGCTGGCATTTATTGCTATGGTCATTGCCCAGGACACAGATTACGTATTTCTTGATGAGCCGCTGAATAACCTTGATATCAAGCACTCGCTACAAATAATGAAAAACATCCAGCGCCTGGCCCGCGAGATGAACAAAGCTGTGGTGGTGGTGATCCACGATATTAATTTTGCCGCCTGTTACTCTGACATCATTATTGCGCTCAAACGCGGTGAAGTTGTTGCCAGCGGGACGGTGAATGAGGTGATTCAGGCTTCGGTGCTGAGTGAGATTTACGAAACACCTTTCAATATTGTCGAAGTGGAAGGCAAGCGGATGTGTACTTATCACTAG